A single window of Sphingobacterium sp. ML3W DNA harbors:
- a CDS encoding translation initiation factor has translation MTKSKKQQFEGVVYSTDSSFEYQFSDEIENLETLPNQQQQLKVQLDRKMRKGKIVTLVTGYKGKQEDLEALGKLLKQKCGVGGSAKDAEIIIQGDFKQKIADLLLSEGYKVKLVGG, from the coding sequence ATGACTAAAAGTAAGAAACAGCAGTTTGAGGGCGTTGTATATTCAACTGATAGTAGTTTTGAATATCAGTTTTCAGACGAAATTGAAAACCTGGAGACACTTCCTAATCAACAGCAGCAACTTAAAGTTCAGTTGGATCGTAAAATGCGGAAAGGGAAGATTGTGACGTTAGTTACCGGTTATAAAGGTAAACAGGAAGATCTGGAAGCCTTAGGAAAATTACTAAAGCAAAAGTGTGGGGTAGGAGGAAGTGCTAAGGATGCAGAGATTATAATTCAAGGAGACTTTAAACAAAAAATAGCCGACTTGTTACTTTCCGAAGGATACAAAGTGAAATTGGTTGGAGGATAG
- a CDS encoding diacylglycerol/lipid kinase family protein — MGERRQILFVINPISGGKSKTSFKKQVLDVLDMQKFDPTFQETSYANHAYEIGLRAVKEKYDAVIAVGGDGTINELGSALAESGIPLGIVPEGSGNGLALYLGIPLNETAAIRRINRFEFVEVDCGTINDRKFFNIAGLGFDASVSENFANENIRGPLGYLKSAINVLSKYKPSDYKLWIDGKEYERKAFMISVANSPQYGNNAYIAPQASVNDGILDVCIVHQFPLYILPKMLFHLFNKSADQSDYVEIIPGKNIRIEAVENSIVHIDGEPVDLGDCLDIGIIPKALKVIC, encoded by the coding sequence ATGGGAGAACGTAGACAGATACTGTTTGTTATCAATCCTATTTCTGGAGGGAAGAGTAAAACATCCTTCAAGAAACAGGTTTTGGATGTGCTTGATATGCAGAAGTTTGATCCTACTTTTCAGGAAACTTCATATGCAAATCATGCTTATGAAATTGGTTTGCGCGCTGTCAAGGAAAAGTATGATGCAGTAATTGCAGTTGGGGGGGACGGTACAATAAATGAGCTTGGCTCTGCTTTAGCGGAAAGTGGTATCCCTTTAGGGATTGTTCCGGAAGGTTCGGGTAATGGGCTTGCGTTATATTTAGGTATTCCTCTAAATGAGACGGCAGCTATTCGCAGAATCAATCGATTTGAATTTGTAGAGGTTGATTGCGGTACGATTAACGATAGAAAATTTTTTAATATCGCCGGATTAGGCTTTGATGCCTCAGTAAGCGAAAATTTTGCCAATGAAAATATACGCGGCCCTTTGGGCTATTTGAAATCAGCAATAAACGTATTAAGTAAATATAAACCTAGCGATTATAAACTTTGGATAGATGGTAAGGAGTATGAGCGTAAGGCATTTATGATTTCTGTAGCAAATTCTCCGCAATATGGTAATAACGCATATATTGCTCCTCAGGCATCCGTTAATGACGGGATTTTAGATGTGTGTATTGTGCATCAATTTCCGCTTTATATTTTGCCTAAAATGTTATTTCATCTCTTTAATAAATCGGCAGATCAGTCGGATTATGTGGAGATAATACCAGGAAAAAATATTAGAATAGAAGCGGTAGAAAATTCGATTGTTCATATTGATGGTGAGCCAGTTGACTTAGGGGATTGTCTCGATATTGGAATTATTCCAAAGGCATTAAAAGTTATTTGTTAA
- the metK gene encoding methionine adenosyltransferase — MAYLFTSESVSEGHPDKIADQISDALIDNFLAWDEDARVAIETLVTTGQVVLAGEVKSKIYLDVQKITRSVIERIGYTKSEYMFEANSCGVLSAIHEQSADINQGVDRKSKQDQGAGDQGIMFGYASNETDNYMPLALDLSHRLLFELAALRRENKEITYLRPDAKSQVTLEYTEDHKPSRIDTIVISTQHDDFSTEEEMRERITADIKNILIPRVKAQLKPELQDLFNDEIKFHINPTGKFVIGGPHGDTGLTGRKIIVDTYGGKGAHGGGAFSGKDPSKVDRSAAYATRHIAKNLVAAGIADEILVQISYAIGVKDPMGIYVNTYGTSKLAIDDSQIASKISEIFDMTPYGIETRLGLRNPIYSETAAYGHMGRTPKKVIKEFENSNGEKKVVEVELFTWEKLDYIDKIKTAFGL; from the coding sequence ATGGCTTACTTATTTACGTCCGAATCTGTTTCAGAAGGACATCCAGACAAAATTGCTGATCAAATTTCAGATGCATTGATTGACAATTTTTTAGCTTGGGACGAAGATGCGCGTGTCGCAATCGAAACTTTAGTGACAACTGGACAAGTTGTACTGGCGGGAGAAGTGAAATCAAAAATATATCTAGACGTCCAGAAAATCACACGATCTGTAATTGAAAGAATTGGTTATACCAAATCAGAATATATGTTTGAAGCGAACTCGTGTGGTGTATTATCTGCAATTCATGAGCAATCAGCAGATATTAACCAGGGTGTGGATCGCAAATCTAAACAAGACCAAGGAGCAGGCGATCAAGGGATTATGTTTGGTTATGCAAGTAATGAAACCGATAACTACATGCCTCTAGCATTAGATTTATCACATCGTTTGCTATTTGAGCTAGCGGCATTACGTCGTGAGAACAAGGAAATCACCTATTTACGTCCCGACGCTAAATCTCAAGTAACACTAGAATATACAGAAGATCATAAACCGTCTCGAATCGATACTATTGTAATCTCTACGCAGCATGACGATTTCTCTACAGAAGAAGAAATGCGTGAAAGAATTACAGCTGACATCAAAAACATCTTAATACCAAGGGTTAAAGCACAATTGAAACCTGAGCTTCAAGATTTGTTTAATGATGAAATCAAATTTCATATCAACCCAACAGGTAAATTCGTTATTGGTGGGCCTCACGGTGATACAGGCTTAACTGGACGGAAAATCATTGTTGATACCTATGGTGGTAAGGGTGCACATGGTGGTGGAGCTTTCTCCGGAAAAGACCCATCAAAAGTAGACCGTTCTGCAGCTTATGCGACACGTCATATTGCTAAAAATTTAGTTGCAGCTGGTATTGCGGATGAAATTTTAGTTCAGATTTCATATGCAATAGGTGTAAAAGATCCAATGGGAATTTATGTTAACACTTATGGAACGAGCAAATTAGCTATTGATGATAGCCAGATCGCTTCTAAAATATCTGAAATATTTGACATGACTCCTTATGGTATCGAAACAAGGTTAGGCCTTAGAAACCCTATCTATTCTGAAACCGCAGCTTATGGTCATATGGGAAGAACTCCTAAAAAAGTAATCAAAGAATTTGAAAACTCTAATGGTGAGAAAAAAGTAGTTGAAGTTGAACTATTTACATGGGAAAAACTTGATTATATTGATAAAATAAAGACCGCATTCGGTCTATAA
- the fabD gene encoding ACP S-malonyltransferase has protein sequence MKIAYVFPGQGAQFVGMGQDLYNLNEETKALFKKANDILGFRITDIMFTGTDEQLKQTNVTQPAIFLHSVILAKALGEQFKPDMVAGHSLGEFSALVSAGALSFEDGLKLVAQRANAMQKACELEPSTMAAILGLEDRVVEEICAQVDDVVVAANYNCPGQLVISGSIAGVDKACALLTEAGAKRALKLNVGGAFHSPLMEPAKIELQAAIEAVEIKVPTCPIYQNVDAKPYRDAETIKKNLIAQLTGAVRWTQTVQNILADGAEAFVEVGPGNVLQGLVKKVNRQVQTSAASIAE, from the coding sequence ATGAAAATAGCATATGTATTTCCTGGTCAAGGAGCCCAATTCGTTGGAATGGGTCAAGACCTCTATAATCTGAATGAAGAAACTAAAGCTTTATTTAAAAAAGCAAATGATATATTGGGATTTCGTATTACAGATATCATGTTTACGGGAACGGATGAACAATTGAAACAAACGAACGTTACACAACCCGCGATATTTTTACATTCTGTGATTTTAGCGAAAGCTTTAGGTGAACAATTCAAACCAGACATGGTCGCAGGACACTCTTTAGGGGAGTTTTCGGCATTAGTTTCTGCTGGTGCTTTATCGTTTGAAGATGGCTTGAAATTAGTGGCACAACGTGCAAATGCTATGCAAAAAGCATGTGAATTAGAGCCTTCTACTATGGCCGCTATTTTAGGGTTAGAAGATCGTGTGGTAGAAGAAATTTGTGCCCAGGTAGATGATGTCGTTGTAGCAGCAAATTACAATTGCCCTGGTCAGTTGGTGATTTCTGGATCTATTGCCGGTGTGGATAAGGCTTGTGCACTATTGACAGAGGCTGGAGCTAAACGTGCTTTAAAATTAAATGTAGGTGGTGCATTCCATTCCCCATTGATGGAACCTGCTAAGATTGAATTGCAGGCTGCTATTGAAGCAGTTGAAATAAAAGTACCTACCTGCCCGATCTATCAAAATGTAGATGCGAAACCATATCGTGATGCCGAAACAATTAAGAAGAATTTAATTGCTCAGTTAACAGGTGCTGTGAGATGGACCCAAACCGTTCAAAACATACTTGCAGACGGTGCAGAGGCATTTGTCGAAGTCGGCCCAGGTAATGTATTACAAGGGTTGGTGAAGAAGGTAAATCGCCAAGTACAGACTTCTGCAGCTAGTATTGCTGAATAA
- a CDS encoding M16 family metallopeptidase, which yields MEYEIIRLSNGIRVVFQPQNLPITHACILINAGSRDEEEGKFGVAHFIEHLLFKKTERRSTNQILNHLEAVGGDLNAYTTKEYTCVHASFLTPYLDKALDLFEDIFFHSTFPEEELDKEKSVIVDEMASYLDSPEESIVDDFEDLLFKGSGLGHNILGLEEQLLALTKNDIHDFIQSNYDTNEIVISITGNYTLKQVERLANKIFASVAENKISRVRNDVAPIEVMHVETPKPINQVHYMLGAHAYSYLDERKTGLLLLNNMLGGMGMSSILNLSIREKHGIAYTIESNYSMFSDSGLFSIYLGTDEEKIEKAKKLVFKELNKLCEKEMTAGTLQKAKRKFIGQIALSEENRMSMIIAAAKNVMDYNHIIELDVIIEKIKIISAPDLLQISRDIFDPSRMTSLSFVPED from the coding sequence ATGGAATACGAAATAATACGTCTATCCAATGGTATACGTGTGGTTTTTCAACCGCAAAATTTGCCAATTACACATGCCTGCATTTTAATTAACGCAGGTTCTAGAGATGAAGAGGAAGGTAAGTTTGGAGTTGCACATTTTATCGAACACTTACTTTTTAAAAAAACAGAGCGTCGAAGTACGAATCAGATATTAAATCATTTGGAAGCCGTTGGTGGAGATCTTAATGCTTATACAACAAAGGAATATACCTGTGTGCATGCCTCTTTTTTGACGCCATATTTAGACAAAGCTTTAGATTTATTTGAAGACATTTTTTTCCACTCTACTTTTCCGGAAGAAGAGCTTGACAAAGAGAAGTCTGTTATTGTTGATGAAATGGCTTCTTATTTGGATAGTCCCGAAGAGTCGATCGTGGATGATTTCGAAGATCTTTTATTCAAAGGGTCTGGTTTGGGACATAATATCTTAGGTTTAGAAGAACAATTATTGGCCCTTACAAAAAATGATATTCATGATTTTATCCAGTCAAATTATGACACCAATGAAATCGTCATTTCAATTACAGGTAATTATACCCTTAAGCAGGTTGAACGCCTTGCGAATAAAATCTTCGCTTCAGTTGCTGAAAATAAAATTTCTAGAGTAAGGAATGATGTAGCTCCGATTGAAGTCATGCACGTAGAAACTCCAAAACCAATCAATCAAGTACACTATATGTTAGGAGCTCACGCGTATAGCTATCTTGACGAACGTAAGACCGGACTTTTATTGCTGAATAATATGTTGGGCGGGATGGGCATGAGTTCTATATTAAATCTTTCTATTCGAGAAAAGCATGGGATAGCCTATACAATTGAATCTAATTATAGCATGTTCTCGGATTCGGGATTATTTAGTATCTATCTAGGCACCGATGAAGAAAAGATAGAGAAGGCGAAGAAATTAGTTTTTAAAGAGCTAAACAAGCTGTGCGAAAAAGAAATGACTGCAGGGACGTTGCAAAAAGCAAAACGTAAATTCATTGGACAGATTGCACTTTCAGAAGAAAATAGAATGAGTATGATTATTGCCGCAGCAAAGAATGTGATGGATTATAATCATATTATTGAATTGGATGTGATAATAGAGAAAATAAAAATAATCTCGGCACCTGATTTATTGCAGATTTCAAGAGATATTTTTGATCCGTCTCGTATGACATCCTTAAGTTTTGTTCCTGAGGATTAA
- a CDS encoding GNAT family N-acetyltransferase, giving the protein MLTFEKLTHNNIDTIVAMMQDFYAIDGYDIDPVVSRENFEVFLKDENLGQSWLIKENDLVLGYIIVVYFFSFEFKGRVALLDELYISADARGKGLGKKAVQFIKEYVQEVGCKLVLLEVEPHNLPAQKLYENQGFDFHPRNIMRYSIKNN; this is encoded by the coding sequence ATGCTCACATTTGAAAAATTAACACATAATAATATAGATACAATTGTTGCGATGATGCAAGATTTTTATGCGATTGACGGATATGATATTGACCCTGTTGTTAGTCGTGAAAATTTTGAAGTATTCCTTAAAGATGAAAATTTGGGACAATCGTGGTTGATCAAAGAAAATGATCTAGTACTCGGCTATATTATTGTTGTTTATTTCTTTAGCTTTGAATTTAAAGGAAGAGTAGCCCTATTAGATGAATTATACATCAGCGCTGATGCTAGAGGTAAGGGGCTAGGGAAGAAAGCGGTTCAATTTATTAAAGAATATGTACAAGAAGTAGGGTGTAAGTTAGTCTTATTAGAAGTCGAGCCTCATAATTTGCCTGCACAAAAGTTATATGAAAATCAAGGTTTTGATTTTCATCCCAGAAATATAATGCGTTATAGCATTAAAAATAATTAA
- a CDS encoding outer membrane beta-barrel protein: protein MNIMRVALLLFWSMLLSLGAQAQMKSVQGMLKDDKVRVVAGASVKLISDQDSMLTSSSIAGIFIFENVKGTTFKISVSNLGFERFEQEFTFPAGETKYIIPSFTLKPSSELLEEVVINGVPTVVVKGDTVEYTMKDLKLRDGSVAEDALKKLQGVEVDKDGNVTAQGESVKRVRINGKDFFGGDVKTATQNLPANIIEKMQIVDDYGDMANITGNKNGESEKVLNIEIDPKYNKGQIATLRAGYGTEDRYQATGMWTGMKEGAMLSVLGNMNNINAPLFDFSTSGGGARRQQGGGGRRGGFGGNTTGLTNTGSIGVNFRRDFNDKLTVYGSYSYGHDDNNTISQTINEYILKSGNQIDKINANSNTITGSHRFESNIEWKPSVNDYIKITPQIGYDKREINSLSQSSTYFGEVFNYSEDERISSMSTAPRFGISGLYNRKLNDRGRNIFFNMNLNSSSTKKDQENILDRLTADETDPTASMDSLYQQALQEANNKSWNGGASVNFTEPVSTYGKIELTYDFNKNTYDNTNLQSTFDEFGDLILNKPKLNFDYDYDYSFTTHRMGANYAFNNDKIKYSVGAAVQPSQLRGDAYSSAIHEPIHRNSFNIMPIARFEYKFSRQSNLTLNYSGTSTEPTVSQILPFDISTYETSSIIGNADLVPEFTHQMNVRYRNGDFQKGKTFFAMLNANLTNDKIVTFRKRYLRQGIGMIQDTYYLNETEDATYGFNSFYHYGRSFKEKTYNLMFMGGIRYNKNISYISEDSLALFGDKNYSNNWVFNQGVMFRYNPTEKLEINPGIRYVYDYTKNSLTGIATSVSSWTPTLIGSVNITSSLIYGADISKTFNNGYAVNSNPFIINTYVEQKFLKDNRATLRLQAFDLLNQQTNITRTLNESLIADSRTNRLGRYFMLTFTYRFEKFALGSPSNDNRSHGGMRPPRM, encoded by the coding sequence ATGAATATAATGAGGGTAGCCTTACTATTATTTTGGAGCATGTTATTGAGCTTGGGAGCTCAGGCACAAATGAAATCTGTTCAAGGGATGTTGAAAGATGATAAAGTCCGTGTCGTGGCAGGAGCGTCAGTTAAATTAATATCGGATCAGGATTCTATGCTTACGAGTTCGTCAATTGCTGGTATTTTCATTTTTGAAAACGTTAAAGGCACAACGTTTAAAATTTCAGTATCGAATTTGGGCTTTGAAAGATTTGAACAAGAATTTACTTTTCCAGCTGGAGAAACGAAATACATTATTCCAAGTTTTACTTTGAAGCCATCGTCAGAATTATTGGAAGAAGTCGTTATAAATGGAGTGCCGACTGTAGTAGTTAAAGGTGATACTGTAGAATACACGATGAAGGACTTAAAACTTCGAGATGGATCTGTAGCAGAAGATGCTTTAAAGAAACTTCAAGGTGTTGAAGTCGATAAAGACGGAAATGTAACCGCTCAGGGAGAATCTGTAAAGCGTGTCCGTATTAATGGAAAAGATTTTTTTGGAGGAGATGTTAAAACAGCGACACAAAATTTGCCCGCCAATATTATTGAGAAAATGCAAATTGTAGATGATTACGGGGATATGGCAAATATCACCGGTAATAAGAATGGTGAGTCTGAAAAAGTGCTAAATATTGAAATTGACCCCAAATATAATAAAGGTCAAATTGCAACTTTACGAGCGGGTTATGGTACAGAGGACCGCTATCAGGCGACAGGAATGTGGACCGGTATGAAAGAAGGGGCAATGTTGTCCGTATTGGGAAATATGAATAATATCAATGCACCTTTGTTTGATTTTAGTACAAGTGGCGGTGGTGCCCGTCGTCAACAAGGTGGCGGTGGACGACGCGGTGGATTTGGAGGCAATACTACCGGTCTAACCAATACGGGGTCAATTGGAGTCAATTTTCGTCGCGATTTCAATGATAAACTAACGGTATACGGAAGCTATAGCTATGGTCATGATGACAATAATACAATTTCCCAAACGATTAACGAATATATCCTAAAAAGTGGTAACCAAATCGATAAAATTAATGCTAATTCAAATACAATCACTGGTAGTCATCGATTTGAGTCAAATATTGAATGGAAACCATCTGTCAATGATTATATCAAGATAACGCCTCAGATTGGTTATGACAAGAGAGAGATTAATAGTTTATCGCAGTCGTCAACCTATTTTGGTGAAGTTTTTAATTATTCTGAGGATGAGCGAATTTCATCTATGTCTACCGCTCCAAGGTTTGGTATCAGCGGTCTTTATAACAGGAAGCTAAATGATCGCGGCCGAAATATATTTTTTAACATGAATCTCAATAGCTCATCTACTAAAAAGGATCAGGAAAATATACTCGATCGATTGACAGCTGATGAGACGGATCCTACAGCCTCAATGGATTCATTGTACCAGCAGGCACTTCAAGAAGCAAATAACAAAAGTTGGAATGGTGGTGCATCGGTTAATTTTACTGAGCCTGTCAGTACATATGGGAAAATCGAATTAACCTATGATTTTAATAAAAATACGTATGATAATACGAATTTACAGTCGACGTTTGATGAATTTGGAGACTTGATATTAAACAAGCCTAAATTAAACTTCGATTATGACTACGACTATTCATTTACGACACATCGGATGGGTGCAAATTATGCATTCAATAATGACAAAATAAAATATTCTGTTGGAGCAGCAGTGCAACCTTCTCAGTTAAGGGGTGACGCGTATAGTTCTGCTATTCATGAGCCTATACATCGAAATTCATTTAATATAATGCCTATTGCTCGATTTGAATACAAATTTTCGCGTCAAAGTAATCTGACTTTAAATTATTCAGGTACTTCCACCGAACCTACGGTTTCTCAAATATTGCCTTTTGACATAAGTACCTATGAAACAAGCTCTATCATTGGGAATGCTGATTTGGTGCCTGAATTCACACATCAAATGAATGTGCGCTATAGGAATGGTGATTTTCAAAAAGGGAAAACATTTTTTGCCATGTTGAATGCTAACTTAACAAATGACAAGATTGTTACCTTTAGAAAACGATACCTTAGACAGGGGATTGGGATGATTCAAGATACGTATTATTTAAATGAGACTGAAGATGCAACCTATGGTTTTAATTCATTCTATCATTACGGTAGATCTTTTAAAGAAAAAACATATAATTTAATGTTTATGGGAGGTATTCGCTATAATAAAAATATCAGTTATATTTCCGAAGATTCATTAGCGCTATTTGGTGATAAAAATTATTCTAATAATTGGGTGTTTAATCAAGGTGTGATGTTCCGATACAACCCGACAGAAAAGTTAGAAATAAATCCCGGTATACGTTATGTCTATGATTACACAAAAAATTCATTGACGGGCATCGCTACCAGTGTATCTTCATGGACTCCGACGTTAATTGGGTCCGTAAATATTACTTCTTCCTTAATTTATGGGGCTGATATTTCAAAAACATTTAATAATGGGTATGCTGTAAACTCGAATCCATTTATTATTAATACCTACGTTGAACAAAAATTTTTAAAAGACAATCGAGCGACATTGCGTTTGCAGGCTTTCGATTTATTGAACCAACAGACTAATATCACAAGAACCTTAAATGAGTCTTTAATTGCTGATAGTCGTACCAATCGCTTGGGGCGGTACTTTATGCTGACATTTACCTATCGATTTGAAAAATTTGCTTTAGGTTCCCCATCAAATGATAATCGTTCTCATGGAGGAATGCGCCCACCTCGTATGTAG
- a CDS encoding ribonuclease HII, producing the protein MLLSYFQDELIEAGCDEAGRGCLAGPVFAAAVIFPKDYHHEVLNDSKQLSAKKRMQLRHIIEKEAIAYAVASVSAEEIDRINIHKASYVAMHRALDQLKIKAEYILVDGNKFIPYQEIPHNCIVKGDGKYLSIAAASILAKTYRDDYMDNIAQDYPDYDWLNNKGYPTVKHRSAVLLRGITPHHRKTFKITDPQLKLF; encoded by the coding sequence ATGCTATTATCGTACTTTCAAGATGAGCTCATAGAGGCTGGATGTGATGAAGCGGGAAGAGGTTGCCTTGCTGGGCCAGTTTTTGCTGCTGCAGTGATTTTCCCTAAAGACTATCATCACGAAGTATTAAATGATTCGAAGCAGCTAAGTGCAAAAAAAAGAATGCAATTGCGTCATATTATTGAAAAAGAAGCTATTGCTTATGCGGTAGCTAGCGTTTCTGCAGAAGAAATTGATAGAATCAACATTCACAAGGCTTCTTATGTAGCGATGCACCGTGCATTGGATCAATTAAAAATAAAGGCCGAATATATTTTAGTAGATGGTAATAAGTTTATTCCTTATCAGGAAATTCCTCATAATTGTATTGTAAAAGGTGATGGAAAATATTTGTCCATTGCTGCAGCTTCAATATTAGCAAAGACTTATCGCGATGATTATATGGATAACATAGCCCAGGACTACCCCGATTACGATTGGCTAAATAATAAAGGCTACCCCACGGTAAAGCATAGAAGTGCCGTCCTATTACGAGGTATAACACCTCATCATAGAAAAACCTTTAAAATAACTGACCCACAGCTCAAGTTATTTTAA